The Citrus sinensis cultivar Valencia sweet orange chromosome 4, DVS_A1.0, whole genome shotgun sequence DNA segment CTTTTGTTGGTTTAAACCAGAATGTGAAGGGTGGTCTAGATGAGCGTCCTCAAGGTAAGAAGCACAAGGCCAAGGTAGCAAGACTAAGAGATAGGAAAATGTGCAGTAACTCCACTTCTTCTACGTCAAAAAAATCTACAGAAAGCACAGGTGTTGCTGGCCAAAAAAGGAAGACTAAAGTACAAGAGGAATCAGTTAAAGCTACTGAAAGTGTTGTCGGTTTAAACCAGAATGTGAAGGGTGGTCTAGATGAGCGTCCTCAAGGTAAGAAGCACAAGGCCAAGGTAGCAAGACTACTTagagataataaaatgtgCTCTAACTCCACTTCTTCTACGTCCAAAAAATCTACGGAAAGCAGAGGTGGTGCTGGCCAAAAAATGAAGACTAAAGTACAAGAGGAATCAGCTAAAGCTACTAAAACTGTTGTCGGTTCAAACCAGAAAGTGAAGGGTGGTCTAGATGAGCATCTTCAAGGTAAGAAGCACAAGGCCAAGGAAGAAGAATTACTTGGAGCTCAGAAGTGGACAAAAAAATCTACAGAAAGCAGAGATATTGCCGGCCAAGAAATGAAGACTAAAGTGGAAGAGAAATCCGTTAAAGCTAATAAAACTGTTGTTGGTTCAGACCAGAAAGGGGAGGGTGGTCAAGCCCAGCAGGTTAAGCTTTATCCCAATCTTTGTGGATCAAAGCAGGAAGCTGCCACACTACCAGCAGATTCTGGAAAGCCCTGTTCAACGGGTTCAAAGAAACCCATGCATTGGAGTTGTGCCCTCTGTCAGGTCAGTTCTACTAGCAAGAGAAATCTAGATGAGCATCTTCGTGGCAAGAAGCACAAGGCCAAGGAAGAAGAACTGCTTGGAGATCAgaagtggaaaaaaaaatctagagaAAGCAGAGATATTACTGGCCAAGAAATAAAGACTAAAGTAGAAGAGGAATCCGTTAAAGCTAATAAAACTGTTGTTGGTTCGGACCAGAAAGGAGAGGGTGGTCAAGCCCAGCAGGTTAAGCCCTATCCCAATCTTTGTGGATCAAATCAGGAAGCTGCCACGCTACCAGCAGATTCTGGAAAGCCCTGTTCAACGGGTTCAAAGAAACCCATGCATTGGAGTTGTGCCCTCTGTCGGGTCAGTTCTACTAGCAAGAGAGATCTAGATGAGCATCTTCGTGGTAAGAAGCACGAGGCCAAGGAAGAAGAACTGCTTGGAGGTCAGAAGTGGACAAAAAAATCTACAGAAAGCATAGATAGTGCTGGCCAAGAAATGAAGACTAAAGTAGAAGAGGAATCTGTTAAAGCTAACAAAACTGTTGTTGGTTCGGACCAGAAAGGAGAGGGTGGTCAAGCCCAGCAGGTTAAGCCCTATCCCAATCTTTGTGGATCAAAGCAGGAAGCTGCCACACTACCAGCAGATTCTGGAAAGCCCTGTTCAACGGGTTCAAAGAAACCCATGCATTGGAGTTGTGCCCTCTGTCAGGTCAGTTCTACTAGCAAGAGAGATCTAGATGAGCATCTTCGTGGTAAGAAGCACAAGGCCAAGGAAGAAGAACTACTTGGAGCTCAGAAGTGGACAAAAAAATCTACAGAAAGCAGAGATATTGCTGGCCAAGAAATGAAGACTAAAGTGGAAGAGAAATCCGTTAAAGCtaataaaattgttgttgGTTCGGACCAGAAAGGGGAGGGTGGTCAAGCCCAGCAGGTTAAGCCCTATCCCAATCTTTGTGGATCAAAGCAGGAAGCTACCACATTACCAGCAGATTCTGGAAAGCCCTGTTCAACGGGTTCAAAGAAACCCATGCATTGGAGTTGTGCCCTCTGTCAGGTCAGTTCTACTAGCAAGAGAAATCTAGATGAGCATCTTCGTGGTAAGAAGCACAAGGCCAAGGAAGAAGGACTAGAAAGGGAGAAGAAACACATGGCTCGGTCTAATGAAtctaagaaaaatgatgaagCCGTCTCCCTCACCACCAGCACAACAATTGTGACACCATTAGAGCCTACTGAGAaggttgaagatgaagatgtagTGGCCAAAGAATCAAATGAAGAAACAGTGGAcggtgttattgagaatgctGAAGATGAAGAGGTGGTGGTCTATAGAGGAAGACAAAGTGGGCCTGACGCAGCAGACTCCTTGTTATGCTGAAGGTAAATCTGTAACTTTATTTTGCCCTTTCACTTCATTTTGAATGTCTTAAACCAGCTGCACCTCACTTTATCATTTGAAAACTCGGaaatcacaataataaattaagttaattctTCCATCTCTTTGTATATGGATTTGAAGGAACCAATTGATGAAGCCTATAAATTCAAGCAACAATAGTGTAATGGGGATCATTCGCTGTTCTCTACTATCCAGTCTTGGTAAACAGCTCAAAAAATGAAGTGGAGATACTATTAGATCTACTCTCTATGAAAGTGCTTCAGACATGCATGTTTGTCACTACGATGCTGTCATAGTCTCATAGAGCTGATTCTTCACAATTCAGATATTCACTCAtgaattctttgaaatttagaGCTTTTCTCCATAGCTACCTCATTAGAAAACAAGTCATGACATAAGACTTATCGACTCAAAGCAGAATTTTCTAGATCAGGACCTAACATCAGTTTATCTTGTGCTGGCAGGTAGTTGATTGGATATCACTATCCCCAACTTGTGCAGAAGCTTCCTGACCTTTGTATGTCATCAGCAGTGGGTGCTGGATGTTTGATCAGATCGGCTAAATTATGAACTTATTGTGTATATTTGTGTCAATATGTACAAAGGAAGGGGGtaaaaaactaatatattaaataacacGGCATAAAAAACCTCCTCCTAAACAAAATATGTAtctattttgtaaaatgagtTAATAATTAGTATGAGAATTTACTCTTTCAACTCGTAGAGATACAACCTTAATATGCTGGTTAATTCAGCTCATTGAGAGCGAGACAATTAGacaaacattatttttgtcaGAGAGAACTGCAAAAGTACTAGCTTTACCAGAGAGATTAATGTTGCCGTTTGCACTTTGCAGGAACATTTGTTTAGTTGCAACTCAATATTGGTTGCGAACGCAAGCATGAAAATGCTACCGTTGAAACAAGATAGATATCCTGCCTAATCATTTGATCTACCAGAGGTGAGAGGCGTGTGTCCAGCAAATCAATCAGCTTTATATTTGTATCCAATGATGAAGATGACAATGAGAGGAGCTCTCCTGCATGCTTTCCCACTAGTGCTTCTAGTGCCACTACCTTAAAGTTACAAACATCACATTTCTCTGTCACAACCATAGTGTAGGCAAGTTCTTTATTAGGGTTGGTAATAAACTCCGAATTCACCTCGAATCCGCAAAGATCCAGAAGATCCAGATCTGGAAAAATCTAAATCCACATGTTAAAAAATACGGATCCATATCTTAAAAATCAAGATCCGTGCGGATTGCATCCAGAAAATCAGATATCTGGATCcgcattattttataattaaattatttatttaattaaatttcaattgaaaaatatataaattaaattatttatttaaatgtataagCATAATTAACTCTCTAATCTTCATTAactatgaaaaatatgtttaaaaactaataataacaataataattagagaatattataataaatcgatttaccttaatttttttttaattttttatgtttgattcaTGTTGTGAAGTTATTGTTTGTGAATTTATGGTGTtgttatatgttatttatgttgaattgatgttaaattgttgattgttaaatcgtaattgaattttatttaatattattatgtaaattattaaatttaaaattatatttaaatttattatgcGGATCCGGATATCCGGAATATCTGTTTGTAATCCATGCGGATATTATCCGTATTCAGATCCGCAAATTTTTTTGCGGATCcgaatgtcaaaattttaatctgGATCTGAATTTTACCATCCCCATTCTatatgaaaacaaaagcatTTATTAGTAATgtttttttaagtaataacAAGAtcaatttgtttatatttttgagCTTCCGCAACAACTTATGACAGAGAAACTTATCTTATTAGTTAGAGGGAAAATGATATATACAATTCTTAAATTCAGGAAAATGGTCAAAAACACCTCTAAGTTTTCAAAAAGGGGtattagaatttcttttttattataataccTTTTACCTATATtatcctaaaaaaattaactctaatatttcataataaacataaatataacattaaaataaacataataatatatacattttaatatttgaaaaatattttaatattttacaatctataagacatattttattatattaaagtaaatttgataataaattggaatcataatattaaaataaatatattaaaatttaaattatcttcaatattatgtaaaataataattttaacattattagcatgtcaaattttttttaaattgtaaaatgtatttaatgcaaatatttatttaaaatctctacaataaaatatactattaaaataaatataataatttacatatttaaatttattaaaatattttaatattttaatattgccAGTCCACTGAATAGATTATAttctttatataatattttatatttgtattaattaaaaattttaaagtctaTTTCATTGAGATAATAGAGATAAAGGGTATAATGGTTATAAAAGGGGGTCCTAGTATCTCTTTTTGAAAACTTGAGGTGTTGATGactattttatcaaatttttgggGTTTAGATGTTCTTTTTCGTTAGTTATAACGGATATCGAGAGTAGGGGCGGAGGGTGCTTATGACTAGAGTGAGCCATGTCGCctatagattttaaattttattttttgaaatttcaaggaaatattagaaattaggtataaaaatatgatttggCCCTAAcacaattaatttgtaaactTTATATATTGGATGaaactgtaattttatgtttttccaAATAAAGTCAAAGTGACCCAATTGTTGATCTTTATTTtgctaatgatttttttattccaaCAAAATAGGAAACAactttttaaaagtttgataTGAGCTTTGCTTTGTTTattgcattttcattttatttttttttacttgtaacAATAGCTGCAATTATCaatcaaaattccaaaatcaaATTACTATGGTTACAAGCAAAAATCTTAAGTTCCCTACAACTACACCacagttataaatttttaaaaaaatcaaaaatcaatcatctatttatttaaagttttaactTGGCCCCCCAAGATTTAGTCCAAGGTCCACCCCTGatttaaagtatttaaaaatgCTATGAGAATTTCGTTTACCTGGCCCTGCTGTCCAtctttatgataaaaaaattctacaaAAACTTGGACAGTTGGTGGGGACGATGATCAAAATTGATGCGAATACAACATCCTCTATGCGAGAATGTTTTGCTCGAATTGCAGTGACCATCTCTTTGGCCAAGCCTTTAGTGTCTCAGTTTGAGTTGGATGGGAAGGTGCAGAAGGTGGAATATGAGGGGCTGCCAGTGATCTGTTTTATGTGTGGAAGGTATGGACACAGTAGCAATATTTGCAAGGCAGCCGATATAGCAAATGATGCTGAAAAGGCTTCCCAGCCTGCTATGCAGCGTCAGACAGCCCCCGCTCATCAGGATGGTGGCTGTCACGATGCTAGTACTATTGAACCTTTTGGCCCCTGGATGATTGCTACgagaaaaggaagaaaaactaataatggCAAGGAGAATAGCAGTGAGCCAAATCGAAATCGTGAGCCTTTTGGGGCTAACACTACAAGGTTCCACATTCTAGCTCAGGTCCCAGAGGAGCGTGAGGAGCCTGCCCCTGCAATGTTTCCAGACATCCCTTCCACTTCACGACAACCAACCTTGCCTATTCTAAATCCTACTTTTGCCGCCTATAAAGAGACCATAATAAGGACCTCAACAAGAAGCAAGCTTCATAATAAGGCTGCTGGTACAAAAACTCAGAATCGGAGACCACCAACCCCAATGAATCCAATCCAAAACCCTTTCCCGTCGAGCGCTCTAAATATGAGAGAGAAGGAGGTGAACTTCCTATCCCATGCAAACCCTAATTCTAACCCTTTTGTTACTTCACCGACAGCACCTAGTAACCACCAAGTCTCCCATCTTGCTACCACTTTAGACCTAACGAGGCATACTGTGGTCTTTTGCTCGCCACAAACCTCGCCCCCGGGGATTGTAAGAGATGAGGGCATGGAGTATAGAACTCGGCAAGAACCGGACCCTTAGCATATGGATGACCCGCCAGATGTTCATACCACACCATGTGTAAATGAAGTTGCGACTGCCCAAACACAACCAGTACAGCCCTTGAGTAGTGTTGAAGCGGCTGGAATGTCTAATGATGAAGACTCGATGGTCCAAGAAACGCTTATGGCGTCGATGGATGATATTAATGGTCAGCAATACTAAGGTTTCTGTCAtcttttaatgttatttgttAAGATGTCAATAAGCATAATGTACTGGAACGTTCAAGGGGCGGCCTCGTCTAATTTTCGCCGTGCTTTTAGGAATATTGTTAACAATTATAAGCCTTCGTTGGTAGTTTTGATTAGGGATGGCAGTTTTTTCCGGACCCGGACGAACCCGGACAATCCGGTCCGGGTTTAACCCGTATCGGAGTACGATAAAATCCAGATCcgaaattatttttctgaaCCCGGATATATCCGGGTCCGGATGCGGGTTTGAGTTAACCCGTATATCtggaacccggacccggatatattatttttattattttttattatatttaatataaatagtaaCATTagaaaaacacacacacaacacaCAACACACAACACACAAGTGCCCTAATTTCACTCGTATATCGCAGCCACCGTAGCCCAAAATCAGAGCcaaccattttctttctcttcaaatCGTCTCCTCATCAACTCAAATCATTGTTCTTCGCTACCGTCACAGCtcttttcatcatcatcatcatcgttaGTTGCCGTATTTCAAGGGAAGACGAACCTTCATCAGCTTGTGGAGAAAACAGCACTGATACGGAAATTGAACTGATTTGCAAAATTGCCAGCAAAACTACTCAGACTgggaaagaaatgaaagagTTATACTTTCTTCCTCACGTGTTGTTTTATGTGTTTCTCCTGCTGGAAAACTTTTCCTACTTCAAAAGCTTTTGCAATTACTCATTTTtctgactttttttttctttttggatggCTTTTTTCTGACTTCGAATAAGTATGTGATTGACCAACATGatggatttttaattttatgagtcTTTATATCACGTTAATCCTTAAATTTTCTGGTTCATGTGATGggataaaacttttttttttctttttcagacTGCTCTTATTGATCCAGGTTCAAAACCCAGAATTCAGAAACCCGGATTTTTCGGGTTtaacccggaccggacccggatGCAAGAAAACCGGGTTAACATCCGCGTCCGGTGTAATGAAAACGGTATCCGGGTCCAGAATCGGGAAGgccaaacccggacccggacccggcttttgccatccctagttttGATAGAACCTCGCATCAATGGGAGTAAAGTCGATGAgttcattaaaaaaagtgGGTTTGACAATTCACATCGTGTGGAGCCAGTGGGGTTCTCTAGAGGAATTTGGCTGCTTTAGCAGAATGTTATAGAGGTGGAGGTGTTGATAAACCATCGGCAATTTATTCACTTTCGGATTAGCATGAATAAGGGTTTTGTGTCTTGGACAACGGCTGTTTACGATAGCCCAAATCCAATGCTACGAAGACAGCTGTGGAAGCATCTAGATAACCTTGCTCTTTCAATTCAAGGACCTTGGCTGATTGGTGGGGATTTGAATTCGATATTGTACGCTTCTGAAAAACAGGGGGGAGCTACAGGGCAGTCAGGAGTTTGTGGCTTGTTCCGGCAGTGGTTTGATGGTAATCAACTTTTCAACTTAAAGTTCAAAGGCCCACGGTTTACTTGGTCTCGtggatttcttttcaaaagattAGATAGAGCTCTTTGCAATAATGAGTGGCTATTAAAGTTTGCGGATAACTCAGTTCTCCATCTTCCGAAGGTTGCTTCAGATCATCGACCGGTGCTAGTTCGGTTTGAGAGAGCTGAATGTCGACAGCAAGGTAATAGGCCCTTTCGGTTCTTGGCTTCTTGGCTAACTCATgatcattttaataattttgttaagcAGACGTGGGACCCTAAATCTTACTATAGCGACGCTGCATCTCTTTTTGTCAAGAAGGTTCAAGTTTGGAATCGAGAGGTTTTTGGGAATATTTTTCAGCGGAAACGTCGATTAATGGCTCGGGTTATCGGGATTCAAGCAGCCTTGGAGAATTATAGTTCGAGAGGGTTAATGCGCCTAGAGGCCAATTTGCGGAAAGAATTGGAGATGGTGATGGGGCATGAGGATATTTTTTTGTGGCAAAAATCAAGAAACGACTGGATTATGCATGGGGACAGAAATACCAGGTTCTTTCACCAAAAAACTATTGTTCGCAGGAGGCGAAATAGAATTAAAGCCATCCAGGATAATTCGGGTAATTGGTTGTACAATGAGGAAGAAATCCGAAATTGCAGTGGGGTATTTCTCTTCATTATTCACAAGTGAGGCTGAAAGTTCTCAAGTTTACCATGTTCTGAATTATTTCTCGGTTTGGATGCTCATGATACCGACTGTGTCACCAACCCTGTTTTGGAAATAGAAATCAAGAATGTTGTCTTTAGTATGAAACCGCTAAAGGCCCCAGGTATGGATGGTTtgcatgttattttttatcaatctCAATGGCCAGTTGTTGGGCCTTCTTTATGTAAGTTTATCGGTGACATTTTTAATTCTGGCAAGCTTCCTCAAGAGGTTAATACTACCCTGTTGGTATTGACCCCTAAAGTGGAGCATCCtactaatttaaaaatgttcAGACCTATCAGCCTATGTACAGTCGCTTATAAAACAGTGACTAAAATAATAGCTAACCGCCTGCAAGCTGTGCTGCCTAAAATTATAGGACCCTATTAGACAAGTGTTGTTCCTGGCCGTCATATTATAGACAATATTGTTGTTGCTCAGGAAGTGGTACATACTATGCAACGAAAAACTGGTAAGAGAGGGCTTATGGTTATCAAGGTGGATCTTGAGAAGGCGTATGATCGACTTAATTGGTCTTTTATCTTTGATACTCTCAAGCTAACTGGAATTTCGATTCATTTATCTAGGATCATCATGGAATGTATAACTACAGCTAAAATGAGTGTTCTGTGGAACAGAGAGATTACTGAGGAATTTTCTCCGGGGCGAGGAATCCGACAGGGCGATCCCCTGTCTCCCTATATTTTTGTTCTCTGCATTGAGCGTTTGAGCCATGGTATTTCCCAAGCAATAATGGAGGGCAGTTGGAAACCAATCTGTTTGACCAAACAGGGAACTCCACTAACCCATCTTTTTTGCTGAcgatttacttttatttgcaGAAGCCTCGATTGATCAAGCCTATATCATTGACACAGTTTTGGAGAATTATTGTCTGAAATCCGAAGCTAAGGTGAATAAGTCAAAAACCAAagtttttttctctaaaaatgTGCTAGCTAGAGATGCCCAGCTTATTGGTGATGCCTTGGGGTTTTCGGCTACGAAGGATTTGGGTTGTTATCTTGGAATGCCTTTAATTCATTCTCGGGTGAACAAAGCCACTTACCAATCAATTCTAGATAAGGTGGACATGCGGCTTACTGGTTGGAATGCGGCTTATTTAACCTTTGCTGGAAGAGTTACTTCGGCTCGTTTATCCTTCATGCTTTGAGAGACTGCCATTGTATTAAACGAGATTGGTTTAGTCTTGTTCCAGAGGGTGAGCATTCCTCCTTTTTTCACGATAATTTACATAAATTGATAATGGTTAACCTCCAGAATAAGAGAAGGTTCATGAACCAGATCCCTTGGGAGTGTGTTTTCGGTGTGGCTGTTTGGAGATTATGGTTCTGGAGAAACCATTTCATGGTAGAAGGGAAGTTGGTGGATAACTCAACAATTAATATGGATATTATGGCTAGAGCAAATGAAATTCATAGAGTGAATAAGTCTCACATGAGTCAGCAACCGAGGAGAAAAGAGATGTTTATCGACTGGCAACCTCCCCCATGGCCTTGGTGCAAATTAAATATGGATGGATCTTGTAGAAATTTTGGGGAAGCAGGGGCTGTTGGGTGTTATTCGTGATTCTGTTGGGCACTGGATTTCTGGATTTTGTATGAATATTGGGGAGTGCTCGGTGCTTATGGCTGAGCTATGGGGTCTTTACCAAGGCTTAGTCCTAGTGTGGGATGCTGGTATAAAATGCCTTTTGGTGGAAGTGGACAGTCTTTGTGTTTCACAGATGATCTCTAAGCAGGTGGTCGTGCCTAATGCTTTCTATGCTATAGTGGTTGCTGTCCGGGATCTTTTAACCAGAAATTGGCAAATTTCTATCACACACATCTTTCGTGAAGCGAACTCAGCTGCGGATTTCATGGCTAACCAGGTTCATTCAGTTCCTCATGGATTGCATCTATTTACAAGCCCGCCTGTGggtatttattcaattatgcTGCAAGACATGTTTGGGGTTACTCAACCCCGTTTTGTTCGAATTTAGCTCGTTCTTTTGCACcccttttaataaaaaaaaatgctatgaGAATGAAAACGATTTCGCCTGCCTGAAGCTGAAGGATTTAATTCATTGCATCACTATTTACAGTGCAGATTGTGTTGCTGATACATCAAGAAAACCTAGGATCAAGGGTCCTGATTTATTCTCTCACttcattacaattttttttcgtATGTAACAAAATCATAGCCGTTATCTACAATTATTCTATATCTTTCTAGGTTTCTCTCATGTGTTAACTTTTCACCGTAGCCCTCTGATTAAAACCTTAACTTGATAATCAAATCTGGAGCTGCTGCCGATGTAttgtacaatattaaaaaattaacaagttCTTTGTCAGgcattttatcaaacacatgAATGTATCCTCAAACACCTTTTAACTTAACTAACAATATAGCAAAGACAAATGATGAGACCGAACAATTGACAAATCAACCATGGTGCAAACAAGTTctgtaggaaaaaaaattgagtaatgttaaataataatgaataataatatttttaatcaattataagtattgacatgattatttatttaacatcaaacatatataaaaacgTATTTACGGTCAGCTAAGCTACGCTAAAAAAGGGCGGGTTTAGTTTCATCTAAGGTATCACTTATATTAAATCATTAGAGAGAAattagcttaattaattacctgCCAACCCCAGCCATTTAATGTTTCATCAGAAAAAAATTCACCAAGAATATGGCaagatttttttccctcttgaAGCTACGATTCCTGAGAATATCCAGGCGAGGGTATCTGTGCCTTGTGAAGCTCCATCTATACCATTACAAACTTGATTTACTGGATATTTCAGAGGCATATCATATTGAGCTGCTACAGTTTACATGTTTTCTAAATAATTCTTCAATTTCGAAACATTCTTCGAAGGCCAGTCGAAATTTTAAGTTCATTCAATAGATAAAACTCCACAGGAAAGTTCTTCTCCAGTATAGATATCTGCATGTTACAAAATCCTGAATCTAAATACTGTTGTCCGAATTTTACAAGACATAAATTAGAATCAGAAATAACGTTTGCACTAAAACCCGTACACGAATGAGTAAATCTCAACTGAACGAGAATTCATTAGttggaatataaaataatttgtattataattgATGTGACAAATGACATCACGCTCACGCAAGcgcaattttattaattaatataaagtaACGTACT contains these protein-coding regions:
- the LOC102612797 gene encoding uncharacterized protein LOC102612797 isoform X4 → MEFNFGRIDGRTAPSRSSPSPSSQSSSYSSDDQARRGGNYSMGPDLLKNPRLLYTLQREIENEIIRHEIIAAEIERRRLPEEEARRELMIEREMAMHRAREMGLSIDDRLLMQLHTRYPWFPFSRNLGLGFGHDVLPSTPPHFSHGLWSGLDVNKKDELTMLGKPDSNFCGSKPKAATPPSGSGGNPSTSSNKPKEWSCALCRFSATTERGLDVHLQGTKHKAKAAALLRNKKMFCKRGLDECLRGKKHKVKVVKLLRDKKMCSKSTSSTSKKSTQSRGCAGQKMKTKVQEESVNANKTVGGLNQKVKGALDEHPPQGKKHKGKVARLLRDKKMCSNSTSSTSKKSIESRGGAGQKMKTKAQEESVKANKTVVGLNQKVKGGLDGHPRRKKHKAKVARLLRDKKMCSNSTSSMSKKSKESRGVGGQKMKTKVQEESVKANKTFVGLNQNVKGGLDERPQGKKHKAKVARLRDRKMCSNSTSSTSKKSTESTGVAGQKRKTKVQEESVKATESVVGLNQNVKGGLDERPQGKKHKAKVARLLRDNKMCSNSTSSTSKKSTESRGGAGQKMKTKVQEESAKATKTVVGSNQKVKGGLDEHLQGKKHKAKEEELLGAQKWTKKSTESRDIAGQEMKTKVEEKSVKANKTVVGSDQKGEGGQAQQVKLYPNLCGSKQEAATLPADSGKPCSTGSKKPMHWSCALCQVSSTSKRNLDEHLRGKKHKAKEEELLGDQKWKKKSRESRDITGQEIKTKVEEESVKANKTVVGSDQKGEGGQAQQVKPYPNLCGSNQEAATLPADSGKPCSTGSKKPMHWSCALCRVSSTSKRDLDEHLRGKKHEAKEEELLGGQKWTKKSTESIDSAGQEMKTKVEEESVKANKTVVGSDQKGEGGQAQQVKPYPNLCGSKQEAATLPADSGKPCSTGSKKPMHWSCALCQVSSTSKRDLDEHLRGKKHKAKEEELLGAQKWTKKSTESRDIAGQEMKTKVEEKSVKANKIVVGSDQKGEGGQAQQVKPYPNLCGSKQEATTLPADSGKPCSTGSKKPMHWSCALCQVSSTSKRNLDEHLRGKKHKAKEEGLEREKKHMARSNESKKNDEAVSLTTSTTIVTPLEPTEKVEDEDVVAKESNEETVDGVIENAEDEEVVVYRGRQSGPDAADSLLC
- the LOC102612797 gene encoding uncharacterized protein LOC102612797 isoform X3 → MEFNFGRIDGRTAPSRSSPSPSSQSSSYSSDDQARRGGNYSMGPDLLKNPRLLYTLQREIENEIIRHEIIAAEIERRRLPEEEARRELMIEREMAMHRAREMGLSIDDRLLMQLHTRYPWFPFSRNLGLGFGHDVLPSTPPHFSHGLWSGLDVNKKDELTMLGKPDSNFCGSKPKAATPPSGSGGNPSTSSNKPKEWSCALCRFSATTERGLDVHLQGTKHKAKAAALLRNKKMFCKRGLDECLRGKKHKVKVVKLLRDKKMCSKSTSSTSKKSTQSRGCAGQKMKTKVQEESVNANKTVGGLNQKVKGALDEHPPQGKKHKGKVARLLRDKKMCSNSTSSTSKKSTESRGGAGQKMKTKAQEESVKANKTVVGLNQKVKGGLDGHPRRKKHKAKVARLLRDKKMCSNSTSSMSKKSKESRGVGGQKMKTKVQEESVKANKTFVGLNQNVKGGLDERPQGKKHKAKVARLRDRKMCSNSTSSTSKKSTESTGVAGQKRKTKVQEESVKATESVVGLNQNVKGGLDERPQGKKHKAKVARLLRDNKMCSNSTSSTSKKSTESRGGAGQKMKTKVQEESAKATKTVVGSNQKVKGGLDEHLQGKKHKAKEEELLGAQKWTKKSTESRDIAGQEMKTKVEEKSVKANKTVVGSDQKGEGGQAQQVKLYPNLCGSKQEAATLPADSGKPCSTGSKKPMHWSCALCQVSSTSKRNLDEHLRGKKHKAKEEELLGDQKWKKKSRESRDITGQEIKTKVEEESVKANKTVVGSDQKGEGGQAQQVKPYPNLCGSNQEAATLPADSGKPCSTGSKKPMHWSCALCRVSSTSKRDLDEHLRGKKHEAKEEELLGGQKWTKKSTESIDSAGQEMKTKVEEESVKANKTVVGSDQKGEGGQAQQVKPYPNLCGSKQEAATLPADSGKPCSTGSKKPMHWSCALCQVSSTSKRDLDEHLRGKKHKAKEEELLGAQKWTKKSTESRDIAGQEMKTKVEEKSVKANKIVVGSDQKGEGGQAQQVKPYPNLCGSKQEATTLPADSGKPCSTGSKKPMHWSCALCQVSSTSKRNLDEHLRGKKHKAKEEGLEREKKHMARSNESKKNDEAVSLTTSTTIVTPLEPTEKVEDEDVVAKESNEETVDGVIENAEDEEVVVYRGRQSGPDAADSLLC
- the LOC102612797 gene encoding uncharacterized protein LOC102612797 isoform X11, translated to MEFNFGRIDGRTAPSRSSPSPSSQSSSYSSDDQARRGGNYSMGPDLLNNPRLLYTLQREIEKEIIRHEIIAAEIERRRLPEEEVRRELMIEREMAMYRAREMGLSIDDRLLMQLYTRYLWFPFSRNLGLGFGHDVLPSTLPHFSHGLWSGLDVNNKDELTMLGKPDSNICGSKQKAATPPAGSGKLPSTSSNKPKKWSCALCQVSATTERGLYVHLQGKNHKAKKNLLRDLKMFIISTSKKSTESRDSGGQEMKTKVQKESVKGNKTVVDLDQKVEGGLDGHSQRKKHKAKVARLLRGKKMCGNFTSSVSKKSTESRGGAGQKMKTKAQEESVKANKTVVGLNQKVKGGLDGHPRRKKHKAKVARLLRDKKMCSNSTSSMSKKSKESRGVGGQKMKTKVQEESVKANKTFVGLNQNVKGGLDERPQGKKHKAKVARLRDRKMCSNSTSSTSKKSTESTGVAGQKRKTKVQEESVKATESVVGLNQNVKGGLDERPQGKKHKAKVARLLRDNKMCSNSTSSTSKKSTESRGGAGQKMKTKVQEESAKATKTVVGSNQKVKGGLDEHLQGKKHKAKEEELLGAQKWTKKSTESRDIAGQEMKTKVEEKSVKANKTVVGSDQKGEGGQAQQVKLYPNLCGSKQEAATLPADSGKPCSTGSKKPMHWSCALCQVSSTSKRNLDEHLRGKKHKAKEEELLGDQKWKKKSRESRDITGQEIKTKVEEESVKANKTVVGSDQKGEGGQAQQVKPYPNLCGSNQEAATLPADSGKPCSTGSKKPMHWSCALCRVSSTSKRDLDEHLRGKKHEAKEEELLGGQKWTKKSTESIDSAGQEMKTKVEEESVKANKTVVGSDQKGEGGQAQQVKPYPNLCGSKQEAATLPADSGKPCSTGSKKPMHWSCALCQVSSTSKRDLDEHLRGKKHKAKEEELLGAQKWTKKSTESRDIAGQEMKTKVEEKSVKANKIVVGSDQKGEGGQAQQVKPYPNLCGSKQEATTLPADSGKPCSTGSKKPMHWSCALCQVSSTSKRNLDEHLRGKKHKAKEEGLEREKKHMARSNESKKNDEAVSLTTSTTIVTPLEPTEKVEDEDVVAKESNEETVDGVIENAEDEEVVVYRGRQSGPDAADSLLC